One Pseudodesulfovibrio cashew DNA window includes the following coding sequences:
- the hisI gene encoding phosphoribosyl-AMP cyclohydrolase, giving the protein MIRPDFKKMDGLIPAIAQDAETGEILMMAYMNEQSWDKTLETGEAHYWSRSRKTLWHKGGTSGHTQKVKSIRIDCDDDTLVLLIDQIGGAACHKGYRSCFYRELKDGEVTQCAPLVFDPKEVYK; this is encoded by the coding sequence ATGATCAGACCTGATTTCAAGAAAATGGATGGGTTGATACCCGCCATCGCCCAGGATGCCGAAACCGGCGAGATCCTGATGATGGCCTACATGAATGAACAGTCCTGGGACAAAACCCTGGAGACCGGCGAGGCCCATTATTGGAGCCGCAGCCGCAAGACGCTATGGCATAAGGGCGGTACCTCGGGCCATACGCAGAAGGTGAAGTCCATCCGCATCGATTGCGACGACGACACCTTGGTGCTTCTCATCGACCAGATCGGCGGCGCGGCCTGTCACAAGGGCTATCGCTCCTGCTTTTATCGCGAACTCAAGGATGGCGAGGTGACGCAGTGCGCCCCTCTCGTCTTCGACCCCAAAGAGGTATATAAATAA